In Thermostichus vulcanus str. 'Rupite', the sequence GCTTCAGGCGAACATACGTGCTTCTTTTGGGGGCAGAAACTCCGTCGTCAGAATTTCGCTGGCATCGGGCACCCTCTGTAGGCCATAGCCTTCCGCCACCTGGGCCAAAGAAGTCTGCAACCGTTCCAGATCCACGGCACTGACTCCATTCGCTCGGGTATCGGGAGTATCCCAGTAGTTGGCGATGGTGTACTTGAGGCGGGCCAGCTCGGTTTCTTGATCCAGGGCATCGGCTCCTTCAAAGTGCTTGGGCAAAGTGGCAAAAGCCGCTACGGGATCCTGAATGGTTTCTACCAACCCCTTCACGTATCCGGCCACAAAGCCTCTGGCAATATCCGGATTTTCCCGCACATACTGCAAGCGGCTCATTACAATCGGGCCGTAAAGGTTGAGGCCGTAATCGTTGAAGTAAAACACCTCCAATTCATCTTCGGAAATGCCAAGTTTTTGTAAGCTGGGCACCACCGAAGGGCCAAAGCCCGAAATGGCCTGCACTTCGCCACGAGCCAAGAGGGGTTCCCGCAGTGCTGGTTCACAGTTTACCCACTCCACCGCCTCTGGATCCACGCCGATGATATTGGCCAGCACTGGCCAGAGACGCCGAGCCCCATCTCCTGCCGGGGCGCCAATTTTGACCCCAGCCAACTGCTTGGGATCCGTAATGCCGTTTCTCTTGAGGGTGAAAATGCCACCTGGATGCCGGTTCGACTCAATCACCACAGCAATCAGGGGCACTTCGGGGTTTTTCTCGTTGAACTCCATCATCGAGTACATATCCCCTTTGGAAAAGGCGTAGCGACCTGCCGCCAGTTTGGAGAGGGCATCTGCGGATCCCGCCCCCCGCTCAATCGTGACATTCAAGCCATTTTCCTGAAAGTAAACATTGCCGGCACATCGCGTCGAAGCTCGGTGAGGGCAATGTCGTTGGACACCCGATGAACCAAGAATCCCTGCGCCTACCGCTAACGCGGAAGCAAGCTAGTAGGCGGGGGAGTTGTCAATGTTGTCAATGGTGAGTGAAAGGGCTGTAACCTATGCGTGGGGCAAAAAATGGAGGGCATAAGCCTGTCTGACGTCCAACTGCGACTCTACAACTTGGAGAGCTACCATATCTTCAAAGTAGCGATGCCAACGTTCATCGGTCATTGCCCCGATCCCTAGAGTGGCGGCATCCCCTGAAGTGAGTAGACCGTAGTCCTTCAGGGCTTGGTGACTGTAGGCCAAAAGGTCATCGCTCATGTTGGGGTTATCCTGCTGAATCAAATGGTTGCCCGGTCGCGGATCCTGCAAGTAGCTTTGCCAACCCTCACTGGAAGCAGCCACAAACTTCTGAACCACTTCCGGCTGCTGTTCAGCGAAGCGACGGGTGGTTTCTAGGGTTGTGGCATAGGGAGAGTATCCATAATCGGCTAGAGGAAACACCACCGGATCAAAGCCTCCCTCCTGGCGCACCCGAAAGGGTTCGGCGGTAACATATCCCTGTTGTGCAGAGTATTTATCCAACAAAAAGGGTGCAAGGCTGAAATTGTAGGGGCGCTTTTGTTCGTCGCTGAAGCCAAATTTGGCTCGTAAAAAGGGCCAGTAGGTCAGATTTGCCCCGGGCGAGACCCAAATCGGTTTGCCCCGTAAATCTTCGAGATGGTCATGGCCTACCCCTGGATGAGCCAACAAACATTGGGGATCCTTCTGGAAAAAGGCCGCCACCGTCACCAAGGGGATCCCTGCTTGCAGAGCCGCAAGGGCATCTGGGCTAGAGCCGATTACAAAATCGGCTGCTCCTCCCGCCAACAGTTGCAATACATTCACCCCTGTTCCCCCCATGCGGATTTGCACCTGCAGGCCATAGCGGGCGTAAATGCCGGTGGCAAGGGCTTGGTAAAACCCACCGTGTTCCGCTTGCGCATACCAGTTGGTGACCAGACGGATAACCTTGGATCCTGCTGCTGGGCTGGCCGGTCGGGATCCCCATCCCACTGCCAACAGGGCGGCTCCATTCACCACAAAATCTCGTCGGGGCCAACGCTCCCCAGTCACAGCAGACATACCCACGGGATCCTGAGTGCGAAAGGGCTTTTCTCCAGCCTAGTCTGGATTGCAACTGCCTGCAGACGGCAGGGATCCCT encodes:
- a CDS encoding ABC transporter substrate-binding protein; this translates as MLGSSGVQRHCPHRASTRCAGNVYFQENGLNVTIERGAGSADALSKLAAGRYAFSKGDMYSMMEFNEKNPEVPLIAVVIESNRHPGGIFTLKRNGITDPKQLAGVKIGAPAGDGARRLWPVLANIIGVDPEAVEWVNCEPALREPLLARGEVQAISGFGPSVVPSLQKLGISEDELEVFYFNDYGLNLYGPIVMSRLQYVRENPDIARGFVAGYVKGLVETIQDPVAAFATLPKHFEGADALDQETELARLKYTIANYWDTPDTRANGVSAVDLERLQTSLAQVAEGYGLQRVPDASEILTTEFLPPKEARMFA
- a CDS encoding ABC transporter substrate-binding protein, translated to MSAVTGERWPRRDFVVNGAALLAVGWGSRPASPAAGSKVIRLVTNWYAQAEHGGFYQALATGIYARYGLQVQIRMGGTGVNVLQLLAGGAADFVIGSSPDALAALQAGIPLVTVAAFFQKDPQCLLAHPGVGHDHLEDLRGKPIWVSPGANLTYWPFLRAKFGFSDEQKRPYNFSLAPFLLDKYSAQQGYVTAEPFRVRQEGGFDPVVFPLADYGYSPYATTLETTRRFAEQQPEVVQKFVAASSEGWQSYLQDPRPGNHLIQQDNPNMSDDLLAYSHQALKDYGLLTSGDAATLGIGAMTDERWHRYFEDMVALQVVESQLDVRQAYALHFLPHA